In a genomic window of Nomascus leucogenys isolate Asia chromosome 4, Asia_NLE_v1, whole genome shotgun sequence:
- the CCR8 gene encoding C-C chemokine receptor type 8, whose translation MDYTLDPSVTTMTDYYYPGISSSPCDSELTQRNGKLLLAVFYCLLFVFSLLGNSLVILVLVVCKKLRSITDVYLLNLALSDLLFVFSFPFQTYYQLDQWVFGTVMCKVVSGFYYIGFYSSMFFITLMSVDRYLAVVHAVYALKVRTIRMGTTLSLAVWLTAIMATIPLLVFYQVASEDGVLQCYSFYNQQTLKWKIFTNFEMNILGLLIPFTIFMFCYIKILHQLKKCQNHNKTKAIRLVLIVVIASLLFWVPFNVVLFLTCLHSMHILDGCSISQQLTYATHVTEIISFTHCCVNPVIYAFVGEKFKKHLSEIFQKSCSHIFIYLGRQMPRESCEKSSSCQQHSSRSSSIDYIL comes from the coding sequence ATGGATTATACACTTGACCCCAGTGTGACAACAATGACCGACTACTACTACCCTGGTATCTCCTCAAGCCCCTGTGATTCGGAACTTACTCAGAGAAACGGCAAGTTGCTCCTTGCTGTCTTTTATTGCCTCCTGTTTGTGTTCAGTCTTCTGGGAAACAGCCTGGTCATCCTGGTCCTTGTGGTCTGCAAGAAGCTGAGGAGCATCACAGATGTATACCTCTTGAACCTGGCCCTGTCTGACCTGCTTTttgtcttctccttcccctttcagACCTACTATCAGCTAGATCAGTGGGTGTTTGGGACTGTAATGTGCAAAGTGGTGTCCGGCTTTTATTACATTGGCTTCTACAGTAGCATGTTTTTCATCACCCTCATGAGTGTGGACAGGTACCTGGCTGTTGTCCATGCCGTGTATGCCCTAAAGGTGAGGACGATCAGGATGGGCACAACCCTGAGCCTGGCAGTATGGCTAACCGCCATTATGGCTACCATCCCATTGCTAGTGTTTTACCAAGTGGCCTCTGAAGATGGTGTTCTACAGTGTTATTCATTTTACAATCAACAGACTTTGAAGTGGAAGATCTTCACCAACTTCGAAATGAACATTTTAGGCTTGTTGATCCCATTCACCATCTTTATGTTCTGCTACATTAAAATCCTGCATCAGCTGAAGAAGtgtcaaaaccacaacaagaccAAGGCCATCAGGTTGGTGCTCATTGTGGTCATTGCATCTTTACTTTTCTGGGTCCCATTCAACGTGGTTCTTTTCCTCACTTGCTTGCACAGTATGCACATCTTGGATGGATGTAGCATAAGCCAGCAGCTGACTTATGCCACCCATGTCACAGAGATCATTTCCTTTACTCACTGCTGTGTGAACCCTGTTATCTATGCTTTTGTGGGGGAGAAGTTCAAGAAACACCTctcagaaatatttcagaaaagttGCAGCCATATCTTCATCTACCTAGGAAGACAAATGCCTAGGGAGAGCTGTGAAAAGTCATCATCCTGCCAGCAGCACTCCTCCCGTTCCTCCAGCATAGACTACATTTTGTGA